aggtctatctagataagataggcagggtaagtagtctggagaagaaaacaaggggacctatggttccggggtgggggtggggacagggagaggggaaggtggggggaaagtaagtgggtgttaacaaactcagggacaagggaacaacaagtgatccaaaatcaatggtgaggagggtgtacaaggtctggtagggcttgatcaagggcaatgtaaccacaaggaattattgaaacccaaatgaaggctgatagtgggacaagaggaaagtcaaaggaaatagaggaaagagctagtagACTAAGGGCATTTAcaggggtctaaatacaggcatgtacacctggggaaatagatctatgtgcacatatttataggtttagtattaaggcagcaaatggacattgggcctctactcaagtactccctcaacgaaagaacactttgttctattaacctggcattccatgatgctcaccttccctgacaggatcgctgaagacaaaaatgggtgcataagcatatgtggtgaagaaagctgatggtgcccagctatcaagatatagtattggggtcttaaaggcttgaagataaacaaacaaccatctaactcagaagcaacaaagcccacgtggaagaagcacaccagcctgtgtgatcacagtggCTACAGGACCAGTTAACagtcatcaaagagcaaaaaatcatatcattgtgaatgagggggagtgcggagtggagacccaaagcccatctgtaagcaactggacatccactacAGAAGGATtgtggagaggagacaagccagtcagggtgcagtgtagcaacaatgaaacatacaattttcttctagttttttaatgcttcctcccattcactatcgtgatcccaagtTTACCTTAAAAATAtgactaggccagaggatgtacactggtacagttaagagctggaaacacagggaatctaagacaaacccctcaggcacaataatgagagtagccatacgaggaggggaagggaaaggtggggaaagggggaactgatcacagtgatctacatataacccttccctgagagatggacaacagaaaagtgggtgaagggagacactggtcagtgcaagacatgaaaaataatttataaattatcaagggttcatgagggaggagaggagggaggagaaaatgaggagctgatagagggctcaagtagaaagcaaatgttttgagaatgatgagggcagcaaatgtacaaatgtgcttgacacaatgatgcatgtatggattgtgatgagctgtacgagcctccaataaaatgatttaaaaaaaaaaccagaaccctatcatttgaccttccttatgatccacttaaatttgttctagtttctaatttttctttctcttcaatTGAGGTGTCTGTTTTACTGTTAGGTCTTAAAAGATGTTTTTCATTATATGAAATCTAGGCAAGGTAGATCTAGAGGCGGTGACTGGATTAAttgctccttgggggtgtggcagcagaggctgaagggaaatggggagcgaATAATGAAGAggtcaagaatgaagaaaatgaacaaataaaagagaataaagaaaatgttgtaaAACTGTTCTGgttgtgattgaattattgaattgtacatGGGAATTATCTGCCAAAAAACTGTCCAAaaaaaaggggaggggaggaagccagGCTAGAAAATAATTACTACCTGAGATGCAAAAAGTTTAATATGAGACATAGTTCTTAATATATTAGAAAATCCAAAGCAGTGTCCTATTTGGCAAGCAGACCTATTTGGCTTGGTCCACTGTTGATTTTGACTTGAAGGTTTGGCCAACATTTATAGATGTTgtcacaagagttgtaagagcccccaataaattgattttaaaaaatctacatCATTGGCGTCTCTTGAAAAATGGAATGAGCTGGCTGCATTGGGAGCATCCTTGCCTGGAGACCATCGGTCCAAAGGAAGAGTGATTCGCTCCAGTTAGATGCCGCCTGCATTCTTCCAGGACTTAACTCTCCTTACTTGCCGATCTCTGCAGAGATCTGAGTCTTCAACATGTTTTAAGGAAAGAAATGCGGCCCCAAGTCAATTAGCTTCCTCTGTGATCTGCGTTGGTGGGTGAATGATAAAATTAGCTTATTGGGAAAAAACTGCCATCCAGGCTTTTGCTTTGGGTGTTCCAGATCTGGAACGGAATGTCTCTCGGTGAATCTTCTCAATTCAAATTGGTCTTCGTCCTGATGTGTTCAGCAACCCCCTCTGAATGCTATCTCTGCTCTAAACTTCCAGGGACTCTCCTTCCTGTACACACTCAAGCCCTCTGCTTTGAATTCCAAGTTGGCTAACTCAGGGACTCTGGACATGTGGTTAGGGGAGCccagtctttggagaagggctttcaacgagatggactgacacaatggctacagCCATGGAGTCAAACTGAAGTacagctgtgaggctggcacaggactgggcagtgtctccttctgggGTGCACAGGGCCACTAGTCGGCATTGAGTGGAAGGCACCAGACAACTCAGGTACACGTTCATCTTCACTCCCCAGAAAGTAGGGGCCGAGTTCTACTTTTATTCCCTTAGAGGGCCTCCGAGAAGAGAGCTCAGCACCAAAGAAGCCCAGTTACTTATTACTCACTCACAGGCATCTTACTGAGTCAGGTGGTAGAGGTCTGAGAGTTTAGACTTCAGAATTCAATTTCTGACTCTACCATGCAGTGACTTGTGCTTCATAATCTTTGAAATGGGAGAATACTGGTACAAAGGCTCACGGCGGCGAAGATTAAACGGAACTGCTAATTAGGGCTCAGGGTCCGCTTCCAACAACACAGAATTAAGTGTAACTTTCTTTGGGAGACAGGTTTGCAGGAAATGGAGCCACCTGGGACCGGAAGCCCCATCCTGGAGGCACAGGCACTGTTGGTACCAGAAATGTTAGGGATGGTGCATCAAGTCCACCTGTGGTCTCAGCTAAACCAATCAGTCCAGGAATCATAGTAGGTGGTGACATGTTTACCAActgcaaactttttttttttttccaactgcAAACTCTTGACTCTAGCTTTTTAATAATCCCAAGTGGTTAAGTCTTAAAGAGATTTTATATCAATCCTGGTTAGTATTGGGACAGGAAACCAGTTTTATTGCAGTTGTGACCTACACCAAGGACCCCTGATGGTGTAGCACAGACTTGGGCTGAGACCGAGCACAGCAGTAGGAACCCACCGGCTCCCGACAGGAATCCACTGTCCCTGTGCCAGAACTGACTTGAGTACTGAGAATATCAGGGAATTTAGCAAGATAATACAGGGGCTTCATGAGCAGCCGTGAGAACCTGGAACTTTTTACTTGACCAGGAATAACGTTGCATACAGGGTGTGACAGTCACAAGAGATGActgtggtggggatgggggagaagCGTAAAAGGGATGGATAGCGTTTTTGGTGATTGCAAAGACAAAATTTTAACCtcagggtgtgtggggggggggggagggagggagcagcagAAGACGCCACCCACCAACAGCCCACCAGCACTTTCCATTAGTGGATCGAAGCCAACAAGACAGGCGTGGCCAGCCCACAAATAGCCACTGTGTCCTGAGCTCCCCTTTCCAATCTGAAGAGCAGGCGACTGCACTaaccgtaaccactgcaccaaagCACCACACGGAGCAAAAAGGTTTTCAAATGTGCTGCTTTTAATGGAAGCTGTGTGCAAGATATTTCACTCTTGCATCTTCTCAAGTGATTCTTCCTTGTATTTGCCCTTTTCCTTTCCGACTTGGCGAGATTTGGCTTTCCGCTCCAGGATCTTTTTGCGGTCTTTGTCCAGTTTTAACCTCGTAATCACCACCTGCAAAGAATATATTCCCTGGCTTTAAACAAGGACCAATAGAGACCACACGGGGTTCAATGTTCAATTCTGTATGGCAAAAACTGTAGAGGATGCAGACACTAAATCATAAATTATCTAACTCCAAAACACCAGAAACGACCCTCTGGCCTCGAAATCAAACTTGGGTTTAAACGTTCGCTATCTGTTCGCGTAACAAAGGAGAAATGGCAACATGGCATCAGTGTCTCTTCTTACTCTCAAATCAGCTTTTCTTGCTGCAATGCCAACCCTTCCACCCGTTATTCCAGGTGTACTAGCCATCAAATCACACTCAACTTTCTTAAGAGAAACGGAGCAAGGTGCTGgaagcagaatagaactgctccagatGCTGCAAGGGCACCCTTTCAGGAGTGCATCTCCAGGTCGTTCTGAGATGCTTCTCAGTGGTGGTGCCATCCTGGGCTGTGGCTGACAAAAATACGGCAGTGTGGGGAGGCTGACGAGCAAGCTAAGTTCTCGGATAACCAGAAACGCTTCCCAGGGGAGTTTTAGGTTTGAATATCTGAAGAAGTGTCCCAAAGGGAACCCCTAATTACAAAAGTCCAGAGACCAAACAGCTCTGCAGGTGTCCTTCACACTCGTGCACGGGAAGTGGCGGCAGGACAGTTGGGTCCTGTTTAGGAAGCCTCGGAACTAAGGGCAATTCTGTCACCTTGCCAGGTGATCCTGACAGGCCCACGGCGTTGGACTCAGGAAGAGTGGTGCCACGAAGCCCCAAAGGGTCTGATTTTTCCTTTGACCCCAACAAGCCCGTTTCTGAGCACAACATTAGTTAGCAAGTTTTACTGACTGAGGTAGATGTGAAATGAGAGCAAAAAGCAGGGGCCTTTGGGGTCAGAGCAACTGGGAAGGTCAAGCTGCCACAGCTGGGAACTGGAGCCCTTCAGGGTTGCTCTATCTATTGGGCCTCAAGTGATTCTCAAGCCTGGGGTTCAGAGGAAGCAGCTTGGATAAGCGTCACCAGTGTGTAGAACTTAAACTGGAATTAAAGAGACAAAGATGGGGAATCTCACAAATGGCTGAATTTTCAACTAATTCTTTAATTTTTGCCAAATGTCAGTGTTGTAGATATGGGGCAAAAATGACAGacaatatgaagtcagaagccaattAAACTGCTACCAATTAAAACTGAGGAGTCTTCACACAGAAGACCAGATTTTCTGTTTCGGACACTCACTAGCCACGGGAGCCTGTTTTCTTAGCGGCACACGGCCGAGCCGACATCCCAGCCTGAGCGCGGCTTTTGGGCAATGTTACCACTCCTCCAACAATgcacattaaacacacacacagaacactgTCAAAGGCACTCCGAACCACCAACAGTCAGAGCACTAATGAATGCCAACTCACTGGTAACAACCAAGAGCGCCACTACTACTGCACCGCCAGTTCCGACTAGAATCAAGAAGAAAGCATTTGCTTGAAAGCATGGCATCTCCGGCtggtctcacccccacccccaccccgcaggcTGCCCGGCCCAGTATTGGGGCCCAGACTGCCACCTAGAATGCAGGCATATTTCCAAGGGGTTCTAAATTATATCTGCCAGtaatgatttgtataattggccTTTCAAGTTATTTAAAAAGTGTTACCTTGCTGGGGTGAATGCCCACATGGACAGTGGTGCCGTTAGCTTTATCTCGCTGCACCCGCTCAATGTAGATGACGTACTTCTTCCGGTAAACCTGGACCACTTTGCCAATCTGCTGACCTTTGTAGTGTCCTCGCACAACCTGGGcacaaattttaaaaaccacaGGACTGGATCAAGATTCACCCTGCCAATCACCTGCAAATAACTCTCCCCTCCAATCCAGGGATGGGTGGGGCAGCCCCACAATAGATGGTTCATTGAAGGGGCGAGTTTGCTTCAAAAAGTTAAGATGAACCCCCCCTTGATTTTCTGAATATTTTGCAGTTAAGTCAAAAAGCAAGGAACTTGTCACCTTATTCCAAAAGGAGTAGCAACAAGCTACAAATACTTAATTCACAACCCAATTAAAAACCCAACCCAATGTCAGACTAGGTAGCAACAAACAGAGCAAATCAAATCCCCCCTTAAACATCAAGATTCCTACTCAACCCCTATTGCACCTCAGCTTATTAGGGTACAATCTAAAGCACTCCCaagcagatgcttcttgctagcaTGCAATCTTTCCTTGAGCCAGTATGTCCACATACGGGAATGGTTTCACTTACTATCAACTATTAGGGATATAAAACCCCAACACATTGGGGTACATACCTGAACTTCATCATCCTTGCGGATAGGCATAGACCGAACATTGTATTTCTGTCTCAGTTCCTTGGAAAGCGGGGAAGACATAATCTTCCTGCGAACGTGGGAAGGGGCATTGAAATGCCTTTTCCGGTTTTTGCTCCGGTCCGAAGTCACAAAGGGATTGAACTTCATTTTGGCTAAGCATAAAAAAAGATGTATGAATCTTCAAATCGCCAATGATTTGTTTTAAACGACATTTTCAACTCCAAAGCTTACAGCAATTACAGAAAACGGACATGTTCTTCCAATTATATAAAAAACGAACGGTCCTTAAAGGCCTGATTAACACGTGGGTTTGTTGGCTTTACGAGGCTATTTTCTGAATTCGTTCCTAGGAAAACATTTCCCCACTCGCACCCTTTCTAGCCATTAAACTTTGTGCTCACACTCTCGAAAGGCAACTACTTTGAGTACTGCGTGAGTTATGACAGGACTCCTCGGTACCCCTGCTGAAACAGGGCCGTCACAGGGGGTTCAGTTATAGAAGTCACCTTTAAACGGGCTCATCCACGTTACACATGGATGAACTGGGGTTAAACAGCGACCTCCAAAATGAACCAATCAAGCCCCTCCGCCCCGAAAGCGGACCGTCCTGCTCAGCCGTGCACTGGGCgagcgcgtttcagaagtgccaCAAACGCTTTGCCGAGACGTTATTTCAAGGGCATCCTTTCGGGAACAGAGTACCCCGTCGAAACTTGGCATCTCCACAGACTTCCCTCCCCTCCGGTTGGAGTCCCAACTTTCCAGTCTCGCCTCGCGTACCCTCCCCAACCCGGGGACTCCTGGACGAGGGGATGGGCCAAGGCCATCCTGGGTCCCCGATCTGGCTGCAGTTCGGCCGCAGGAAAAGTCTCGGAGTCCCCGAGGGAGAGGGTCATGGCAGGCAGGAAAGGATGGCGGCGGATTAAAAACGCCTTCCTAGCAGATCCTCACCGGCTACTCCTTCAGCGATGGCCCCAAAAGGGAAAAGAGTTACAAACCTCTTCCGGTTCCGTAAGTTTCCGCGAGATCTCGCGAGACCGAGATCTCGTACAGCGAGAGGGGCGCGGAGTTTGAACCTTAAGATCCGGGAAAAAATCTAGGAGTAGTGCCACCTAGTGGCTCGGAGGGGACCAGCGAGGGACTGTAGCGCTCCGCCGCCGAGGCCTCTGGGAAGGGTTGTCCAAGGGCCCAAGATGGCAGGAGCCGTCAAGCGCCGAGCTGCTGGGTAGCCCCCGTGGATCTTCCCTCTCGGGCATcccctttgtcagaaaaaggcagGTTCCCTTTTTGGttccgtgtttcattctgttgtgcataagggggTCGAATCGAGTctgtggcaccgaacaacaacaacattcttaGTTCCATTTTGATCAGTCCCCGAAAATTTTGGTGCTTGATAACGTGGAGGGACAGCGGCAAAGATGGatgggacacagtggctgcaacaatgggctcagacacgagcacaattgtgaggctggcgcgggACCGGGCCGTGGTCCTTTCGGTTGTACCTGGGACGCGCTGGGCGTCGCCATCAGCTCGACGGCGCCTCACAACCTAACTTTTTTTCTGGCCACCAGGTGGCGCTAGGGCTTAGGCGGGCCGGTCACCATGGTTACCCAGACGCCAACCAACTCCTCCTGGGCCTTCCTGCCCCTGAACTCGTGCGGGGAATCTTCCAGGTGTCAGACGCAGGCCACGTGATGCCCACGACGCTGTCCGTTTCCTGCGTAGGCACACGCTTGCAAGCACTTTCCATAGCCACGAACCCCTTGAATCCACACAACTGCACCCGCAGGGATCCTGGCCGCTTGTCTTCCTCCTAAAACTACAACTCAGGGCAATCGAATCACTTCCTGCCAGGATGGGGAGCCAGGAAATGTCCGCCGCCACATCATGACATGTCTGCGCTCTTCTGAGGAGAGGCTTCCCGGGTGAggtcccctgagctcctggagcaGTGGGGGTCGCTCAAGGGAATACACAGCAGGAGACTCCAGGCACCAGAAGGAATTCCCTGTGATTGGAGTGGTTAGCAGAGGGAAGGAAGCCTGCGGGTCTTGGTCCTGTTGGATTCGGAGCCAGAGAGCTCCTGAAggttctccccttccctccccttccctccctttcccttcccttccaacTCACCCCGTCCTCTTTTCTCTGAATGCCCTCACTAACCATGCCCTCCTCCCCTCTGCTTCCACAGGTGCCCTCCCTCAACTTTCTTTATTCCCACAAAGACCTTCTGTTGGCTCAGCCTTCCTCGTACTCTGCTTCCACCCTGAGCTCTCCACCCTCCGGGCCTCTCCTCCCACCCAACATGGAGTCATCACAGCTCGACTGCATGATCCCTTGAGGTGGCGGGAAGACCCAAGGGGGACaaattgtgtacacacacacacacacacacacacacacacgcaaattaCTGGGAGCTTAGTTCTAGAGTCTGTTTATCTTACATGTCCATTGGGCAATTTCGTACCACCCTGCACCTAGTCCTGGTTGTCCTCTGCCTCGCTTTCTTCCCTACATTCTctaacttgattttttttcccctttcaattttattttattttgttatcgcTGAGCCAAATATACCGTCAGTcaacagtttctatctgtacaccgtagtgacattggttacattttttTGAGTCCTGCAACCATACTCACCCTGAGTTCTTCCTAgtttaacataaactcactgctcctCTGTTGTTATCCAGGTTGTTAGGTGctaccaagttggttccaactcagagtgaccgtatgtacaacagagcgaaacactggccggtcctgcgccctcctcacagtcGTTCTTAGGTGTGAGCTCGTCGCCTTAGCCTGGGTGCCACCCATCTCGGCAAAGGCCTTCCACGTTTATCCTGCCCCTCTCTTCCTAGGCGTCTGTCCCTGATGGGTCCCATCTGATTTTCCTGGTGGCTGTTGTCAGTTGGATCTCCTAGAGCTCGTTCTTAGAGGAGCAACATGCATAAGGCAGACTATATATCTAGGCAGAAtttataaccacaaggtcagcagttcaaaaccaccagccattcctcaggagaaagatgaggttttctactcccataaagagttgtaacCTTGGAACCTCACAGTTCTATCCTGACTTATTGGGCCACTAGGCGTTGGCAtcgatttaaaatttttattttattttagggttttgttttgtattgagcTTTGTTTCAGGTATTGGGTGGCTATTTAATatcctctttggtgaaatgtcagTTCAACTTTTGTttaattatttgtctttttgttgttaacttgtcaaagttacacacacacacacacacacacacacacatccgccAGCTTCAAAATGAGCCTAAAGAGCCCATTGAAAAGGACAGTTTAATTaattgattaattaattaaaaggatCGTTTAAAAATCAAGTTGGACAGCAACTAGTCCCTTGCACTAGCCTCTTGTGGGAAACCAAACTTGTATGTTCATGCGTTCACTCATTCATGCTATACATGTGTATTCAGCTCTGATTATTTACCTAATTCTGTGCCAGGCCCTGGAGAGGCTGAGCCTCCCCAGAAGGAgaaaagatgggggggggggacttcaATAAAGTGCCCTCGAAGATAATTCAGAACAGCCACTGTTTGGGTGGTCTGTTCTACCAGaaggaggaagggggtggggtttGTGGGGACGTAGGGACTcctgccctgtttctggaaagctTGTTGCTAGGCACCATGGAGTTGGCTCCTCCCCACAGCATCCTCAGGCACAGGAGAATGAAGCTGTTGTTCTCACAATGGGTGTCAATGTTTGCGCCCTTTGTCGGAGCACAGGTGCCCATCCACCTTACTAAGGGGTTTCATTTTTCACTGGCTCTCTACCAAGAATGATATCCTTTCCCAGATAGCAATGTTTCCCTGATAACATTGCAAGACTACACGAGACAAGTTgttgtttcaccatccttgcttctaa
This window of the Tenrec ecaudatus isolate mTenEca1 chromosome 10, mTenEca1.hap1, whole genome shotgun sequence genome carries:
- the RPL26 gene encoding large ribosomal subunit protein uL24 isoform X1 — translated: MKFNPFVTSDRSKNRKRHFNAPSHVRRKIMSSPLSKELRQKYNVRSMPIRKDDEVQVVRGHYKGQQIGKVVQVYRKKYVIYIERVQRDKANGTTVHVGIHPSKAPEWGSPAPETRDVPHARKNPRGLSGGGHRVPNSRPPPDRRTRARTRQGLGSGSAGEDEKGMSTPPWKSLPRGPARPEHINSVLGGKKSFLEIIFVRCGNAF
- the RPL26 gene encoding large ribosomal subunit protein uL24 isoform X2, with protein sequence MKFNPFVTSDRSKNRKRHFNAPSHVRRKIMSSPLSKELRQKYNVRSMPIRKDDEVQVVRGHYKGQQIGKVVQVYRKKYVIYIERVQRDKANGTTVHVGIHPSKVVITRLKLDKDRKKILERKAKSRQVGKEKGKYKEESLEKMQE